The genome window AAAGTTGTCGATCACTTTCCGCGTCAAATCGAGTTCGATTTGCGCAGACTGATCTAGTCGCCAATCATTTTCATTTGAAGCGAACGCGGACCGAAAGTACCCCGCGCAGGAGGGAGAACTCCGAGTGGAGCACATCGAAGCCGATATTCTGATCCTTGGTGCGGGCGGAGCGGGTCTGCGCGCCGCGATCGCGGCCGCCGAAGCCGCACCCGGCTTGTCGATCGCGCTGGTGTCGAAGGTCTACCCGATGCGAAGCCACACGGTTGCGGCGGAGGGCGGCTCAGCCGCCGTGTTGAAGGACACCGACAGCCTTCAGGCGCATTTCGACGACACCGTTTCGGGTGGCGACTGGCTCTGCGAACAGGATGTGGTGGAATTTTTCGTCGAGCATTGCACGCCGGAAATGATCCAGCTCGAACACTGGGGTTGCCCTTGGAGCCGCAAGCCGGATGGCGACATCGCCGTGCGTCGGTTCGGCGGCATGAAAATCGCGCGCACCTGGTTCGCGGCGGATCGCACCGGTTTCCATATTCTGCATACGCTGTTCCAGACAGCCATGAAGTACCCGGCCATCCGGCGGCTGGATGAGTTCTTCTGTACCGACCTCCTTGTGGACGATGGCCGCGCGCAAGGCGCGGTGCTGCTCAGCCTCTCGACCGGCGAATTCACCGCCGTCACCGCACGGGCGGTCATCATCGCGACGGGCGGCGCGGGCCGCGTCTACCCGCAGAATACCAACGGCGGCATAGTCACCGGCGACGGCATGGCGCTAGCCTTCCGTCACGGCGTGCCCCTGCGCGACATGGAATTCATGCAGTATCACCCGACCTGTATGCCGGGGAGCGGCGTGCTCTTCACGGAAGGTGCGCGCGGCGAAGGCGGATTCCTGCGCAACAAGGACGGCTATCGCTATTTGCAGGACTACGGCCTCGGCCCCGCGCTGGCCGAGCCGCGCAACAAATTCATGGAGCTTGGCCCGCGCGACCGGCTCAGCCAGGCATTCTGGCACGAGGAGCGCAAAGGGCGCACTGTCGAGACGCCGCATGGCGCAGCGGTGCTGCTCGACCTCACGCATCTCGGCCGCGACAAGATCCTCGAACGTCTGCCGCAAATCTATGACCTCGCGAAGGATTACATGGGCGTCGATGCGGCGGAGCAGCCGATCCCGGTGCGCCCGGCGGTGCACTACACGATGGGCGGCATTCTCGTGGATGGCCGCACCGCCGCGCCGCTGCCCGGCCTCTATGCTGCGGGCGAATGCTCCAGCGTCGGCATTCACGGCGCGAACCGGCTCGGCTCAAATTCGCTCGCGGAGCTTTCGGTGTTCGGGCGCGTGGCGGGCGAGCAGGCGGCGGCGTTCGCGCAAGGCTCTTCGGATGGCGACACCGGCCGTCTTCTCGATCAGGCGCGCGCGGCGGAAAGCCG of Rhodomicrobium vannielii ATCC 17100 contains these proteins:
- the frdA gene encoding fumarate reductase (quinol) flavoprotein subunit, which produces MEHIEADILILGAGGAGLRAAIAAAEAAPGLSIALVSKVYPMRSHTVAAEGGSAAVLKDTDSLQAHFDDTVSGGDWLCEQDVVEFFVEHCTPEMIQLEHWGCPWSRKPDGDIAVRRFGGMKIARTWFAADRTGFHILHTLFQTAMKYPAIRRLDEFFCTDLLVDDGRAQGAVLLSLSTGEFTAVTARAVIIATGGAGRVYPQNTNGGIVTGDGMALAFRHGVPLRDMEFMQYHPTCMPGSGVLFTEGARGEGGFLRNKDGYRYLQDYGLGPALAEPRNKFMELGPRDRLSQAFWHEERKGRTVETPHGAAVLLDLTHLGRDKILERLPQIYDLAKDYMGVDAAEQPIPVRPAVHYTMGGILVDGRTAAPLPGLYAAGECSSVGIHGANRLGSNSLAELSVFGRVAGEQAAAFAQGSSDGDTGRLLDQARAAESRALALLNRQGKGERHTALRDEMTAAMERGCGIYRLGDETQQTCDTLADLKKRYADVTLDDHTRVWNTDWTTAIELGFQLDVAEAIAYSALERKESRGAHQRLDGYENRDDERYLAHSLAHYRDGAAPEITYAPVTITKSTPGQRAYGEAGVKLEEAKHKHD